The following proteins come from a genomic window of Geminicoccaceae bacterium SCSIO 64248:
- a CDS encoding glycosyltransferase produces the protein MPETPRPAKNGSTVLLLLSALTQDDAGRAAIDLARFLFRLGWHVLAAAPAGPATRDLLRTGAVHISLPLDQTGPLARLTNGRRLARIARHHGVDIVHAVDTGALAAGCVLAKRCGLPLVASADPVEYEQVPPLLARADRVIATSSFAADQAEAALPAGTTIRTVARGVDLGVFDPDAVNGRRLAALAERWHVEPDDRVLLVPCPIGEAGGQLLLLRALARLERRDFLCLMVGDTDPDDGHVRQLQALLDTTGLALQVRLLGPCDDMPAAYRLADLVCLPATDTSISGRAAIEAQAMGVPVVVTDVGALGECVLPYSTGWLVGPDAPEELAEALALAFDQPRDVRDRVAERARAFVERQLSAEQMGRRTLQIYAELVPQAPTVPEGGAPAAA, from the coding sequence ATGCCCGAGACGCCGCGCCCCGCCAAGAACGGATCCACCGTCCTGCTGCTCCTGTCCGCGCTGACGCAGGACGACGCCGGCAGGGCCGCGATCGATCTCGCGCGCTTTCTGTTCCGCTTGGGCTGGCATGTCCTGGCCGCCGCTCCCGCCGGCCCGGCCACGCGCGACCTGCTGCGCACAGGCGCGGTGCACATCTCCCTGCCGCTCGACCAGACCGGGCCGCTCGCCCGCCTGACGAACGGCCGAAGGCTGGCGCGGATCGCCAGGCATCACGGCGTCGACATCGTCCATGCCGTCGACACGGGCGCGCTGGCCGCGGGCTGCGTGCTCGCGAAGCGCTGCGGCCTGCCGCTGGTCGCGAGCGCCGATCCGGTCGAGTACGAACAGGTGCCGCCGCTGCTGGCGCGCGCCGACCGCGTGATCGCGACATCGTCCTTCGCCGCCGACCAGGCCGAGGCGGCCTTGCCCGCCGGCACCACGATCCGCACCGTGGCGCGCGGCGTCGATCTCGGCGTGTTCGACCCGGATGCGGTCAACGGCCGAAGGCTCGCCGCCCTGGCCGAGCGCTGGCATGTCGAGCCCGACGATCGCGTCCTCCTGGTGCCGTGCCCGATCGGCGAGGCTGGCGGCCAGTTGCTCCTGCTGCGCGCGCTGGCCCGGCTCGAGCGGCGCGATTTCCTCTGCCTCATGGTGGGCGACACCGACCCGGACGACGGCCATGTCCGCCAGCTGCAGGCCCTGCTCGACACGACCGGGCTCGCCTTGCAGGTGCGCCTGCTCGGGCCGTGCGACGACATGCCGGCCGCCTACCGCCTGGCGGATCTCGTCTGCCTGCCGGCGACCGACACGAGCATCTCCGGCCGGGCGGCGATCGAGGCGCAGGCCATGGGCGTGCCGGTCGTCGTGACCGACGTGGGGGCGCTCGGCGAGTGCGTCCTGCCCTACTCGACCGGCTGGCTGGTCGGGCCGGACGCGCCGGAGGAGCTGGCCGAGGCGTTGGCGCTCGCCTTCGACCAGCCGCGGGACGTGCGCGACCGGGTCGCCGAGCGAGCGCGCGCGTTCGTCGAACGTCAGCTCAGCGCCGAGCAGATGGGCCGCCGCACGCTCCAGATCTACGCCGAGTTGGTGCCGCAGGCGCCGACCGTGCCCGAAGGCGGCGCGCCGGCCGCGGCGTGA
- a CDS encoding alpha/beta hydrolase: protein MSTDVSYLELSDSRRIAYRRREGHGPELLFLPGFASNMEGTKALWLWQAAADRDLACTLFDYSGHGRSSGAFEDGAIGDWAADALAVLDTVTRGPQIVVGSSMGGWIGLLLARTRRERLAGLIGIAAAPDFTEDLIRPRLTDDLRATLERDGRLLHPSRYDENPSVFTKHLLDEARNQLVMRAPIAFGGPVHLIHGQRDPDVPWQTALAIAARVTSDDVTVELVKDGEHRLSRPQDLARLGGALDRVLAGASAT, encoded by the coding sequence ATGTCGACCGACGTCAGCTACCTGGAGTTGAGCGATTCGCGGCGTATTGCGTATCGCAGGCGAGAGGGGCATGGTCCGGAACTCCTGTTCCTGCCGGGGTTCGCGTCGAACATGGAGGGCACGAAAGCGCTCTGGCTGTGGCAGGCGGCGGCGGACCGCGATCTGGCCTGCACCCTGTTCGACTACAGCGGCCACGGCCGGTCGTCGGGGGCGTTCGAGGACGGGGCGATCGGCGACTGGGCGGCCGACGCGCTGGCCGTGCTCGACACCGTGACGCGCGGGCCGCAGATCGTGGTCGGCTCGAGCATGGGCGGGTGGATCGGCCTGCTGCTCGCCCGGACGCGGCGTGAGCGCCTGGCCGGACTGATCGGCATTGCGGCCGCGCCCGACTTCACCGAGGACCTGATCCGTCCGCGCCTGACCGACGACCTGCGGGCGACGCTGGAGCGCGACGGCCGCCTGCTCCACCCCTCGCGCTACGACGAGAATCCCTCCGTCTTCACCAAGCATCTTCTCGACGAGGCGCGCAACCAGCTCGTGATGCGCGCCCCGATCGCGTTCGGCGGACCCGTCCACCTCATCCACGGCCAGCGGGATCCGGACGTGCCCTGGCAGACGGCGCTGGCGATCGCCGCCCGCGTGACCTCCGACGACGTCACGGTCGAGCTGGTCAAGGACGGCGAGCACCGCCTGTCGCGACCCCAGGACCTCGCCCGGCTGGGCGGCGCGCTGGACCGGGTGCTGGCGGGCGCGAGCGCGACCTGA